A single genomic interval of Variovorax sp. PMC12 harbors:
- a CDS encoding Rieske 2Fe-2S domain-containing protein, protein MLSHEDNETLVRVGAGTPMGQLMRLYWIPFLPSRDLQADGQPQRVRLLGEELLAFRDSEGRVGLIDHACPHRGAPLVFGRNEDCGVRCIYHGWKFGVDGHVLDTPAEPAQSRLKDTVQIKNYPCRERNGIAWTYMGPDRDNLPPLPNLEWNLVPEENVYVSFRVQECNWLQAVEGEIDSAHAPILHGRIDQQGAISDWTAKKDLRPTFECKRQDFGMSVASKRVLDERTHYWRVNQFLLPFYTLVPPQSQYPELSGHAWVPLDDYHTLCIMFSYHPTQPFYEKTRKIFDNGHAGRETGHPSVNAYAPRPPTEPYAKYWTRFNLQSAFLFNYDAQTKTWFSGLPGLWVQDAACQSGVAPIYDRSKEHLGMSDTGIAMTRRLLLETVRNLSVRQQRPPRIEDPDLPMVRAVSLTLPASESWNDSGREAMTARLGADFGYTP, encoded by the coding sequence ATGCTCTCCCACGAAGACAACGAAACCCTGGTCCGCGTCGGCGCCGGCACCCCGATGGGGCAACTGATGCGCCTCTACTGGATTCCCTTCCTGCCCAGCCGCGATCTCCAGGCCGACGGGCAGCCCCAGCGCGTGCGCCTGCTGGGCGAAGAGCTGCTGGCGTTTCGCGACAGCGAAGGCCGCGTCGGCCTGATCGACCATGCCTGCCCGCACCGCGGCGCGCCGCTGGTCTTCGGGCGCAACGAAGACTGCGGCGTGCGCTGCATCTACCACGGCTGGAAGTTCGGCGTGGACGGCCATGTGCTCGATACGCCGGCCGAGCCCGCGCAGAGCCGGTTGAAGGACACGGTCCAGATCAAGAACTACCCCTGCCGCGAGCGCAACGGCATCGCCTGGACCTACATGGGGCCCGACCGCGACAACCTGCCGCCGCTGCCCAACCTGGAGTGGAACCTGGTGCCTGAGGAGAACGTGTACGTGAGCTTCCGCGTGCAGGAGTGCAACTGGCTGCAGGCGGTGGAAGGCGAGATCGACTCGGCGCACGCCCCCATCCTGCACGGGCGCATCGACCAGCAGGGCGCCATCAGCGACTGGACCGCCAAGAAAGACCTGCGTCCCACCTTCGAATGCAAGCGGCAGGACTTCGGCATGAGCGTGGCTTCGAAGCGCGTGCTCGACGAGCGCACGCACTACTGGCGCGTGAACCAGTTCCTTCTGCCCTTCTACACGCTGGTACCGCCGCAGTCGCAGTACCCCGAGCTCAGCGGCCACGCCTGGGTGCCGCTGGACGATTACCACACGCTGTGCATCATGTTCTCGTACCACCCGACGCAGCCGTTCTACGAGAAGACCCGCAAGATCTTCGACAACGGCCACGCGGGCCGGGAGACCGGCCACCCGAGCGTCAACGCCTATGCGCCGCGCCCGCCCACCGAGCCCTACGCGAAGTACTGGACCAGGTTCAACCTGCAGAGCGCGTTCCTCTTCAACTACGACGCGCAGACCAAGACGTGGTTCTCCGGCCTGCCCGGGTTGTGGGTGCAGGACGCGGCCTGCCAGTCGGGCGTCGCGCCGATCTACGACCGATCGAAAGAGCACCTGGGCATGAGCGACACCGGCATCGCCATGACGCGCCGGCTGCTGCTGGAAACCGTGCGCAACCTCTCGGTGCGCCAGCAGCGCCCGCCGCGCATCGAAGACCCCGACCTGCCGATGGTGCGCGCGGTGTCTCTCACACTGCCTGCCAGCGAGTCGTGGAACGATTCGGGGCGCGAGGCAATGACCGCGCGGCTGGGCGCCGACTTCGGCTACACGCCATGA
- a CDS encoding nitroreductase, with translation MDPETRNAHDAANAAQAAAFDAVLDARYSCRGYLAEPVPREVIDAILRAAQRTASWCNSQPWQIAVTSAAATERLRLAMATPEASADPSFDIAPPAEYRGVYRDRRRECGFQLYESVGIAHGDREASARQAALNFGFFGAPHMALVTTEAVLGTYGVLDCGAYVSNFMLAARARGVASIAQAAIASRAKFLHRWFDVPEDRQVVCGISFGYEDAAHPANQFRTTRATLGEASRWID, from the coding sequence ATGGACCCTGAGACAAGGAATGCGCACGACGCCGCCAATGCCGCGCAGGCCGCCGCCTTCGACGCCGTGCTCGACGCCCGCTACAGCTGCCGCGGCTATCTCGCGGAGCCTGTGCCGCGCGAGGTGATCGACGCCATCCTGCGGGCCGCGCAGCGCACTGCCTCGTGGTGCAACTCGCAGCCATGGCAGATCGCGGTGACCAGCGCGGCCGCCACCGAGCGCTTGCGCCTGGCCATGGCCACCCCGGAGGCATCGGCCGACCCGTCCTTCGACATCGCGCCCCCCGCCGAATACCGCGGCGTGTACCGCGACCGGCGGCGGGAATGCGGCTTCCAGCTGTACGAAAGCGTGGGCATCGCGCATGGCGACCGCGAGGCCTCGGCACGGCAGGCTGCGTTGAACTTCGGCTTCTTCGGTGCGCCGCACATGGCGCTGGTCACCACCGAGGCGGTGCTGGGCACCTACGGCGTGCTCGACTGCGGCGCATACGTGAGCAACTTCATGCTGGCAGCCCGCGCGCGGGGCGTCGCGAGCATTGCGCAGGCGGCCATCGCTTCGCGCGCGAAGTTCCTGCACCGCTGGTTCGACGTTCCGGAAGATCGCCAGGTGGTCTGCGGAATTTCTTTCGGCTACGAAGACGCGGCGCACCCCGCGAACCAGTTCCGCACCACGCGCGCCACCCTCGGCGAAGCGAGCCGCTGGATCGACTGA
- a CDS encoding Bug family tripartite tricarboxylate transporter substrate binding protein, which translates to MNPARRHTLATGLAIAGAASLPSFAWADPAYPNNVIKFIIPTAAGGGHDTMMRVIGQKLTEAWGQPSIVESRAGASGAIAAATVARATPDGYTLLVNYSALISNLVLQPTQTYKMSELAPISMLALTPIAIGVRESLNIKTLKQLVDLAKSKPGKISYGSYGPGSGGNFVGELLNMTAGIETVHVPYKGEAPALQDLIGGQIDTAVVSLGGVSRYPGKIRALAVASPSRFPLYPDVPTFAEAGYPEVVMPGFGALFAPAGTPKAIIDKLSTEMARIVKLPDVAPKLLELGFEPAGWGPAKLSAFLAEQLELTKKLVASGRIKL; encoded by the coding sequence ATGAACCCAGCGCGCCGCCATACCCTCGCCACCGGCCTCGCCATCGCGGGGGCCGCCTCCCTGCCCTCGTTCGCCTGGGCCGACCCGGCCTATCCGAACAACGTCATCAAGTTCATCATCCCGACGGCGGCCGGCGGGGGGCACGACACCATGATGCGGGTCATCGGACAGAAGCTCACCGAGGCCTGGGGCCAGCCGAGCATCGTCGAATCGAGGGCCGGCGCGAGCGGTGCCATCGCGGCCGCCACCGTGGCACGTGCCACACCCGACGGCTACACGCTGCTGGTCAACTACAGCGCGCTGATCAGCAACCTGGTGCTCCAACCCACCCAGACCTACAAAATGTCGGAGCTCGCGCCCATCAGCATGCTGGCGCTCACGCCCATTGCCATCGGCGTGCGCGAATCGCTGAACATCAAGACGCTGAAGCAACTGGTGGACCTCGCCAAGAGCAAGCCCGGCAAGATTTCCTACGGCTCGTACGGGCCCGGATCGGGCGGCAACTTCGTCGGCGAGTTGCTCAACATGACGGCGGGCATCGAGACTGTGCATGTGCCCTACAAGGGTGAAGCACCCGCGCTGCAGGACCTCATCGGCGGCCAGATCGACACGGCAGTCGTGTCGCTGGGGGGCGTTTCCCGCTACCCCGGAAAAATCCGTGCGCTGGCAGTCGCAAGCCCGAGCCGGTTTCCGCTGTATCCCGACGTGCCGACCTTCGCTGAGGCCGGATACCCCGAAGTCGTGATGCCGGGTTTCGGTGCGCTGTTTGCACCGGCCGGCACACCTAAGGCGATCATCGACAAGCTCTCGACCGAGATGGCGCGCATCGTCAAATTGCCTGACGTGGCTCCCAAGCTGCTCGAACTGGGCTTCGAGCCCGCAGGATGGGGCCCGGCCAAGCTCTCGGCCTTTCTCGCCGAGCAGCTGGAGCTGACCAAGAAGCTGGTGGCTTCCGGTCGCATCAAGCTCTGA
- a CDS encoding FadR/GntR family transcriptional regulator produces the protein MSETTPVFAPVRMRRAFEAICDQIRQQLADGQLAAGDRLPSEKELSEQFGVSRSGVREALRSLEMAGMVEALTGINGGFYIKQSHPDGITQAVRDMVALNQVPVSDVTEARILLCDLAIKLACERATDEDFAAIEADIDRFAELVRQGKPVRDSALITEFYRLIGRATHNEVIVMLIDALSEILRGLIAQLQAPHSNVVQVRRKVLRLMRDRDAAKASAALAKHLTALHLLLEDMERKKAQR, from the coding sequence ATGTCGGAAACCACCCCCGTTTTTGCGCCCGTGCGCATGCGCCGCGCATTCGAAGCCATCTGCGACCAGATCCGCCAGCAGCTGGCGGACGGCCAGCTCGCCGCGGGTGACAGGCTGCCCAGCGAAAAGGAACTGTCGGAGCAGTTCGGCGTGAGCCGCAGCGGCGTGCGCGAGGCATTGCGAAGCCTCGAGATGGCCGGCATGGTGGAGGCGCTGACCGGCATCAACGGCGGCTTCTACATCAAGCAATCGCATCCCGACGGCATCACGCAGGCGGTGCGCGACATGGTGGCCCTCAACCAGGTTCCGGTGTCCGACGTGACCGAGGCGCGCATCCTGCTGTGCGACCTGGCGATCAAGCTGGCCTGCGAGCGCGCCACCGACGAAGACTTCGCGGCCATCGAGGCCGACATCGACCGCTTCGCGGAGCTGGTCAGGCAAGGCAAGCCGGTGCGCGACAGCGCGCTGATCACCGAGTTCTACCGGCTCATCGGCCGCGCGACGCACAACGAGGTGATCGTGATGCTGATCGACGCGCTGTCGGAGATATTGCGCGGGCTCATCGCGCAGCTGCAGGCGCCGCACAGCAACGTGGTGCAGGTGCGCCGCAAGGTGCTGCGCCTCATGCGCGATCGCGATGCGGCCAAGGCCAGCGCGGCGTTGGCCAAGCACCTGACTGCGCTGCACCTCCTGCTGGAAGACATGGAGCGCAAGAAGGCGCAGCGCTGA
- a CDS encoding acyl-CoA dehydrogenase, with translation MQHDMPSDEERAMLRDSVRGFLSRHWPCANAVEWARDPGRVKEAWRQLADQGLTALGSDRSEGGLREIVITMEEMGRAACPVPLHHIALLHLAALRTAAGDEHALLEAARTGEARVVLALGAFDGDRSAGGATLAGSSVTGELSFLEAADSATHFAVAVTGTAAVTGLALVDAGAPGVRIDATPAMGASGMCRVTLLDVPATLLAVSAQALDDLQLMSRLALCARAEGAAARAFEMAVAYAGERKQFGRPIGSFQAIQHKLANNQIALMGAQLTLANAARQHDLGTGNWRVFAHAACAVAGDALRQVALETQHTFGAIGYSEEHEAPRHFKQVHLDVLRHGGMRRAKEDLADYFLGEVPHALPEYDLGAQGNAFREEVRAWLKVHWSGERKAAHDRLGFKQREYDRDFARDLGKTGWIGLGWPERFGGQARGAFEQLAFVEEMERAEAPRAGAPVQAAMLQVHGTPAQQERYLPQILRGEAIYGMGYSEPDSGSDLASMRTRAVRDGDHYVINGQKIWTTTYWGEYMLLATRTDPDASPPHAGLSLFIVPMDTPGITVKTSTTMYGGSFANVFYDNVRVPADAMVGELNGGWKVLVGALATERGFIGGGIVMKVAHAFELLCDYIRGAQLDGRAMRLDPLVREQIGKLASQIEVGRQMMMHCAERVDAGETPLHDAAASKVYSGELMERFGEVALDILGMEGTLSEGSPGALLQGRIEQNLRHSLMWVISIGTNEIQRTLIAQRGLGLPR, from the coding sequence ATGCAGCACGACATGCCCAGTGACGAAGAACGCGCCATGCTGCGCGATTCGGTGCGAGGCTTCCTGTCCAGGCACTGGCCCTGCGCCAACGCCGTGGAATGGGCGAGGGACCCCGGCCGCGTGAAAGAGGCGTGGCGCCAGCTCGCCGACCAGGGCCTGACCGCGCTCGGCAGCGATCGCAGCGAGGGCGGCCTGCGGGAGATCGTGATCACGATGGAGGAGATGGGCCGCGCCGCCTGCCCGGTGCCGCTGCATCACATCGCACTGCTCCATCTGGCCGCCCTGCGCACCGCGGCTGGCGACGAGCACGCGCTGCTCGAAGCGGCGCGCACCGGGGAGGCGCGCGTGGTACTGGCACTCGGCGCCTTCGACGGCGACCGCAGCGCGGGCGGCGCCACCCTGGCCGGCAGCAGCGTGACCGGTGAGCTTTCTTTCCTGGAGGCGGCGGACAGCGCGACCCATTTCGCAGTCGCTGTCACGGGCACGGCGGCCGTCACGGGCCTCGCGCTGGTCGACGCCGGCGCCCCTGGCGTGCGAATCGACGCCACGCCGGCCATGGGCGCCAGCGGCATGTGCCGCGTCACGCTGCTCGACGTGCCGGCCACGCTGCTCGCCGTATCGGCCCAGGCGCTGGACGACCTCCAGCTCATGAGCCGCCTGGCGCTGTGCGCGCGCGCCGAGGGCGCCGCCGCGCGTGCCTTCGAGATGGCGGTCGCGTACGCCGGCGAGCGCAAGCAGTTCGGCCGCCCGATCGGGAGCTTCCAGGCCATCCAGCACAAGCTCGCGAACAACCAGATCGCGCTGATGGGCGCGCAGCTCACGCTGGCCAATGCCGCGCGGCAGCACGATCTGGGCACCGGCAACTGGCGCGTCTTCGCGCACGCCGCCTGCGCCGTCGCCGGCGACGCCCTTCGCCAGGTGGCGCTCGAGACCCAGCACACTTTCGGAGCCATCGGCTACAGCGAAGAGCACGAAGCGCCGCGGCATTTCAAGCAGGTCCATCTCGACGTCCTGCGCCACGGCGGCATGCGCCGTGCCAAGGAGGACCTTGCCGACTACTTCCTGGGCGAGGTGCCCCACGCGCTGCCCGAATACGATCTCGGGGCCCAGGGCAACGCCTTCCGCGAAGAGGTGCGCGCATGGCTGAAGGTGCACTGGTCGGGTGAACGCAAGGCAGCGCACGACCGCCTGGGATTCAAGCAGCGAGAGTACGACCGCGACTTCGCGCGCGACCTGGGGAAGACCGGCTGGATCGGACTGGGCTGGCCCGAGCGCTTCGGCGGCCAGGCGCGGGGTGCGTTCGAACAGCTCGCGTTCGTCGAGGAAATGGAGCGCGCCGAAGCGCCGCGTGCCGGCGCCCCCGTGCAGGCGGCCATGCTGCAGGTGCACGGCACGCCGGCGCAGCAGGAGCGCTACCTCCCGCAGATCCTGCGCGGCGAGGCCATCTACGGCATGGGATACAGCGAACCCGACTCAGGCTCCGACCTTGCCTCCATGCGCACGCGCGCCGTGCGCGACGGCGATCACTACGTCATCAATGGCCAGAAGATCTGGACCACCACCTATTGGGGCGAATACATGCTGCTGGCCACCCGCACCGACCCCGACGCCAGCCCCCCGCACGCCGGGCTGAGCCTGTTCATCGTGCCGATGGACACGCCCGGCATCACCGTCAAGACCTCGACCACCATGTACGGCGGCAGTTTCGCCAACGTGTTCTACGACAACGTGCGCGTTCCCGCCGACGCGATGGTCGGCGAGCTGAACGGCGGCTGGAAGGTGCTGGTGGGTGCTCTGGCCACGGAGCGCGGCTTCATCGGCGGGGGCATCGTAATGAAGGTTGCGCACGCCTTCGAGCTGCTGTGCGACTACATCCGCGGCGCGCAGCTGGATGGGCGTGCGATGCGGCTGGATCCGCTGGTACGGGAACAGATCGGCAAACTGGCGTCGCAGATCGAGGTGGGGCGCCAGATGATGATGCATTGCGCCGAGCGTGTGGACGCCGGCGAAACACCGTTGCACGACGCGGCCGCCAGCAAGGTGTACTCGGGTGAACTGATGGAGCGCTTCGGCGAGGTGGCACTCGACATTCTCGGCATGGAAGGCACCTTGTCGGAAGGCAGTCCCGGCGCCCTGCTCCAGGGCCGCATCGAGCAGAACCTGCGCCATTCGCTGATGTGGGTGATCAGCATCGGCACCAACGAGATCCAGCGAACCTTGATCGCCCAGCGCGGGCTCGGCCTGCCCCGCTGA
- a CDS encoding FadR/GntR family transcriptional regulator: MNAKESQTTQPQAAAPVSAARFQVIRSARAFEEIAQQIRTELAQGRLKVGTRLPSERALSEQFGVSRNTLREALRSLEHAGLIRLQKGATGGAFISGRSGDAIATGLMDMYHMGAIQPEQLTEARIWLESILVREACARATPADIEALSSNIDAAEEATRNDDFPARAATNLEFHRILARMTGNPIMVIVMNGVLNVLAEFIGQVGHYENAYVLPSRRRFLKHLAARDSDAAVAEMESILKRLQRSYLSKIEGGDAQEAEAASAAAKTRAKPAAKSTAKPASKPAAKPATKTPR, from the coding sequence ATGAACGCCAAAGAATCGCAAACCACGCAGCCGCAGGCCGCCGCGCCGGTGTCGGCCGCGAGGTTCCAGGTCATCCGCTCGGCGCGAGCCTTCGAGGAAATAGCCCAGCAGATACGCACCGAGCTGGCGCAGGGGCGGCTCAAGGTCGGCACTCGGCTGCCGTCGGAGCGCGCGCTGTCCGAGCAGTTCGGCGTGTCGCGCAACACGCTGCGCGAGGCGCTTCGCTCGCTGGAGCACGCCGGGCTCATCCGGCTGCAGAAGGGGGCTACGGGCGGCGCCTTCATCAGCGGGCGCAGTGGCGACGCGATCGCCACGGGCCTGATGGACATGTATCACATGGGGGCCATCCAGCCCGAGCAACTGACCGAGGCGCGCATCTGGCTCGAGTCGATCCTGGTGCGCGAGGCCTGCGCGCGTGCCACGCCGGCCGACATCGAGGCGCTGAGCAGCAACATCGACGCGGCCGAGGAGGCCACGCGCAACGACGACTTTCCCGCGCGCGCCGCCACCAACCTCGAGTTCCACCGCATCCTGGCGCGAATGACGGGCAACCCGATCATGGTGATCGTGATGAACGGCGTGCTCAACGTGCTGGCGGAGTTCATCGGCCAGGTCGGCCACTACGAGAACGCCTACGTGCTGCCGTCTCGCCGCCGTTTCCTGAAGCACCTCGCCGCACGGGATTCGGACGCCGCGGTGGCGGAGATGGAATCCATCCTCAAGCGACTGCAGCGCAGCTACCTGTCGAAGATCGAGGGCGGCGATGCGCAGGAGGCCGAGGCAGCTTCGGCCGCCGCGAAGACGCGCGCCAAGCCGGCCGCCAAATCCACCGCCAAGCCGGCATCCAAGCCCGCAGCTAAGCCAGCCACGAAGACGCCGCGCTAG
- a CDS encoding CoA-transferase subunit beta codes for MTQDNDKPSTGELLAVLLARDFEDGEKVIIGTNSDIQLAACNLARKMQAPRLWWISGPGGMVNPVRNHLLSTADSENIESSEAWMDLPNMIDFIDWKIHFFDFAILSALQVDRFGNINTVVVGDQAKPKVRGPGTVGISALCGLAKRFYVALTRHDKSAFVPRVDFLCGPGHMEGGNSREEAGLPAGGPKLVVSPLGVFDFEPVSKAMRVRSVHPGVTLEQIHAATGFEMRVDGTPLVTAMPSAEELHLLRTHVDTRGTLRRKFP; via the coding sequence ATGACGCAAGACAACGACAAGCCTTCGACGGGAGAGTTGCTCGCCGTGTTGCTGGCGCGTGATTTCGAGGACGGCGAAAAAGTCATCATCGGAACCAACTCCGATATCCAGCTGGCCGCCTGCAACCTCGCGCGAAAAATGCAGGCGCCGCGGCTGTGGTGGATATCAGGCCCCGGCGGCATGGTCAACCCGGTGCGCAACCACCTGCTGTCCACCGCCGACTCGGAGAACATCGAGTCTTCGGAGGCCTGGATGGACCTTCCGAACATGATCGACTTCATCGACTGGAAGATCCACTTCTTCGACTTCGCGATCCTGTCGGCGCTGCAGGTCGACCGTTTTGGCAACATCAACACGGTGGTGGTCGGTGACCAGGCAAAGCCGAAAGTGCGCGGCCCCGGCACGGTCGGCATCAGCGCACTGTGCGGGCTGGCCAAGCGCTTCTACGTGGCGCTCACGCGCCATGACAAGAGCGCCTTCGTGCCCCGCGTGGACTTTCTCTGCGGCCCCGGTCACATGGAAGGCGGCAACTCCCGCGAAGAGGCCGGCCTGCCCGCGGGCGGCCCGAAGCTGGTGGTGTCGCCGCTGGGCGTGTTCGACTTCGAGCCGGTTTCCAAGGCCATGCGCGTGCGCTCGGTGCATCCGGGCGTGACGCTCGAACAGATCCATGCCGCCACCGGTTTCGAGATGCGGGTCGACGGCACGCCGCTCGTCACCGCGATGCCATCCGCAGAAGAGCTGCATCTCCTGCGCACCCACGTCGACACCCGCGGCACCCTTCGCCGCAAATTTCCCTGA
- a CDS encoding CoA transferase subunit A — translation MSNKNKLISLDEAVAVVKDGDRVGLGGWIFNAQPMALVRALIRKGVRNLDLVPAPGSIAPDMLIGAGCARSTACVFISFEQFGLAPHFRRQAEAGTLKVYELDGPGIAGGLRAGICDMPWTAIPDLGTDLPRHTPEHYWPLPSKPGERRMLAAAAIKPDVCLLHAQQADEYGNVQYLATPFFDAMLAQASRHVIVSVDRIVSSDTIRRSNHLTKLPSVMVDAVVEAPYGAHPTSSPSLYRADERHLKEYVKASVSDEAFAAYLKRYARDAGTHGDYLDTLGASRLAGLAVSESNLA, via the coding sequence ATGAGCAACAAGAACAAACTGATTTCGCTGGACGAGGCCGTGGCGGTCGTCAAGGACGGGGACCGGGTGGGCCTGGGCGGCTGGATCTTCAATGCACAGCCGATGGCGCTGGTGCGTGCACTCATCCGCAAGGGCGTGCGCAACCTCGACCTGGTCCCCGCGCCCGGCTCCATCGCCCCCGACATGCTGATTGGCGCCGGTTGCGCGCGCAGCACCGCCTGCGTGTTCATCAGCTTCGAGCAGTTCGGCCTGGCCCCGCACTTTCGCCGCCAGGCCGAGGCCGGCACGCTGAAGGTGTACGAACTCGACGGCCCTGGCATCGCCGGCGGCCTGCGCGCCGGCATCTGCGACATGCCGTGGACCGCCATTCCGGACCTGGGCACCGACCTGCCGCGCCACACGCCCGAGCACTATTGGCCCCTGCCGTCGAAGCCCGGCGAGCGCAGGATGCTGGCCGCCGCCGCCATCAAGCCGGACGTGTGCCTGCTGCATGCCCAGCAGGCCGACGAATACGGCAACGTGCAGTACCTGGCGACGCCGTTCTTCGACGCCATGCTCGCGCAGGCTTCGCGCCACGTGATCGTCTCGGTCGACCGCATCGTGTCGAGCGACACCATCCGCCGCTCGAACCACCTGACCAAGCTGCCGAGCGTGATGGTCGATGCCGTGGTGGAGGCGCCCTACGGCGCGCACCCCACGTCGTCGCCCTCGCTGTATCGCGCGGACGAGCGCCACCTGAAGGAGTACGTGAAGGCCAGCGTGAGCGACGAAGCCTTCGCCGCGTACCTGAAGCGATACGCCCGCGATGCGGGCACCCACGGTGACTACCTCGATACGCTCGGCGCGTCCCGCCTCGCGGGGCTTGCCGTGTCCGAGTCGAACCTCGCCTGA
- a CDS encoding CaiB/BaiF CoA transferase family protein produces MSNTPAAKPGILDGVRVLDFTAMMSGPYCTRLMADLGAEVIKVEPPEGDYIRLRAPRREGRSTYFAQLNAGKKSLALDLKKPEAIALIREMVSKCDVVVENYRPGVMKRLGLDYTSLSALNPKLVYCSISGFGQEGDWAGRSAYAPVLHAASGYDMANLDYQEGDVERPLKNGIFVADVLGGSLAFGAVQSALFRAARTGEGDHVDLSLMDAMLGMLVYECQEAQFPAERRRPLYRPTKARDGFLLIAPVSQNNFEALARGTGHPEWITDPRFAISQDREHHWGELMQLLDDWAGPQSAAECEAAMNAAGVPCSRYFTVREAMQLPPLQERQAFQTIDDGSGPFQVPNPAFRFARTAAHARNSVPALGGDGPALLGSLLGLSDERVAALRESRTLHVHG; encoded by the coding sequence ATGAGCAACACCCCAGCCGCCAAGCCCGGCATCCTGGACGGCGTGCGCGTCCTCGACTTCACCGCGATGATGTCCGGCCCGTACTGCACGCGGCTCATGGCCGACCTCGGTGCCGAGGTCATCAAGGTCGAGCCGCCCGAGGGCGACTACATCCGCCTGCGTGCCCCGCGCCGGGAAGGCCGAAGCACCTACTTCGCGCAACTCAACGCCGGCAAGAAGAGCCTGGCGCTCGACCTCAAGAAGCCCGAAGCCATCGCGCTGATCCGCGAGATGGTGTCGAAGTGCGACGTGGTCGTCGAGAACTACCGTCCCGGCGTCATGAAGCGGCTCGGGCTCGACTACACGTCGCTCTCCGCGCTGAACCCGAAGCTGGTGTACTGCTCGATCTCGGGCTTTGGCCAGGAAGGCGACTGGGCTGGCCGAAGCGCCTACGCGCCGGTGTTGCATGCGGCCAGCGGCTACGACATGGCCAACCTCGACTACCAGGAAGGCGATGTGGAGCGGCCGTTGAAGAACGGCATCTTCGTGGCCGACGTGCTGGGTGGCTCGCTGGCGTTCGGTGCAGTGCAGAGCGCGCTGTTTCGCGCCGCGCGCACGGGCGAGGGCGACCACGTCGACCTGTCGCTGATGGATGCGATGCTCGGCATGCTGGTGTACGAATGCCAGGAGGCGCAGTTTCCGGCCGAGCGGCGCCGGCCGCTCTACCGCCCCACGAAGGCCAGGGACGGTTTCCTGCTGATCGCGCCCGTGAGCCAGAACAACTTCGAGGCGCTCGCGCGCGGCACCGGGCACCCGGAGTGGATCACCGATCCGCGCTTCGCCATCAGCCAGGACCGCGAGCACCACTGGGGCGAGCTGATGCAGTTGCTGGACGACTGGGCCGGCCCGCAAAGCGCGGCCGAATGCGAGGCGGCCATGAACGCGGCCGGCGTGCCATGTTCGCGCTACTTCACCGTGCGCGAGGCGATGCAACTGCCGCCGCTGCAGGAGCGGCAGGCGTTCCAGACCATCGACGACGGCTCGGGGCCTTTCCAGGTTCCGAACCCCGCCTTTCGCTTTGCCCGGACCGCCGCGCATGCGCGCAACAGCGTGCCGGCGCTGGGCGGCGACGGCCCCGCGTTGCTCGGCAGCCTGCTGGGCCTGAGCGACGAACGCGTTGCCGCATTGCGGGAAAGCCGCACGCTGCACGTGCATGGGTGA